The Pyrus communis chromosome 5, drPyrComm1.1, whole genome shotgun sequence region taccttttttttttttttttttttaaagttgattttttctttattcaatCAAGTGAACTTGtggttaatattttgtttaCGGACAGGGGTAATGCTTCGAAACCAtctatttgaattttattttgtaaatcatatatCGTGGTGGTTGATCATTGaaagtgttgattaatgttcttatatttttattaatgacacatcatatgatttgcaaatttggtcgaAAAAACTCTTGCAATTTTGGTTTGGTAATTTAAATGTTACTATACCATATGCATTAGATTCCGAATAATGATGGCAAAActgtaaaaagaaaatatatagttTGTAGTTTTGTTTCACGACTTTGATTGATACAACATCCTTCAATTTGATAGGGTGGTTGCGGGTCATGCTGGGCCTTTAGCACTACAGGATCAATTGAAGGAGCTCACTATATTGCAACAGGGAAGCTTCTTAATCTCAGCGAACAACAGCTTGTGGACTGCGATAGCACAGTAATAAGCTCGTTAATTAGTCAACCTATATTGATCCTTAATTAACACTTATTTTCactaatttgattaaaatatgCTTGTTAATGTGTGctatctcatattttttttaatctacttTTGTTTGAAGTGCGATCCAAAAGAGAAGGATGCATGCGACAGTGGTTGCGGCGGTGGCCTTATGACAAATGCCTACAAGTATCTAATTGAAGCAGGAGGGTTGGAGAAGGAGAATACATACCCTTACACTGGGAAACGGGGTGAATGTAAATTCGACCAGGACAAGGTTGCAGTAAGAGTTGCCAATTTTACCACTATCCCAATTGATGAGGACCAAATTGCAGCGAATTTAGTCCACCATGGTCCTCTTGCTAGTAAGTACATAGTAattgatcatatatatatatagacacacacacatatattatatatattttatatgcaCACAAATAAACACTGCTGTCTATAATATTTTGTGCTCATTAAATGGAAACTCTTACTGCAACCTTGTGTATAGTTGGTGTTTGCCATTAACTAGTAACATGTTGGTTTGAGgtgatacatatatatattcaaacatGATGTTAATGTAACTTGTTTCGTATATGCAGTCGGGTTGAATGCTATGTTCATGCAAACTTACATTGGCGGTGTTTCGTGCCCCCTTATATGTTTCAAGAAATGGGTGAACCATGGTGTCTTACTTGTGGGGTATGGTGCCAAGGGCTACTCCATTCTCAGGCTTCGGAACAAGCCATATTGGATAATCAAGAACTCATGGGGGGAGCGATGGGGAGAACAAGGTTATTACCGTCTGTGCCGAGGCCATGCCATGTGCGGCATGAACTCAATGGTGTCTGCGGTTGTGACTAGTACGCGACCATCGTAGCCGCGAGGCTGCAATTCCCACCTCCTGTTGCATACGCTCATGTTTAAGTTTCCTGAATTTTTAACGATCTTATGTGGGCGTGAATCTCTCCAGCATTTTCGTTGGCGAGCTAGTTacgttttttcttttagtttcaatatgatatttaataaatataatAGCAAAACGATACGCATTGGATCTGATCTTTGAGCCTATATTTTTTTATCCCGCTGGCAGAATTTTGAAAGAACTCAATCTTCTCTATATTCTTGAGGTGTCGAACTGAATGCTGTTTGGATTGTATTGTACCGCTTAAATGTGTGAAGGTTTTACTGTAAACATTtatgatgaagttgattttGATAGGGAGAGTCCAGTTAGGTTTGTGGCGATGGGGGGAAAGTTGATCCTGCTTTTCCCAGAGTCGTCGTTGAGActtgaaaattgaaacaaaacgGGTTCATAGGTGACTTTGTTTTTTAGTTTGTATGAACCATTTAgttttagctttttagtttcTACTATTTTCTTTTCGAGCGCGAAATGGAGGGAATGTTTAGAACTGAAAAATAATTCAGTTCCACTTCTCTTTTCATTGAACTGAAAAATAATTTTGCACAAGTATATATAGTCTTTGGGGTAAAAGGTAAAAGAATATTCCCTACAGTAACTCCTCAGCTCGCAGCCTTTTGTTGATGACCTCACCAGCATCCTCGCTTCCACTCCCGACACGTCTGGAGGAGAGTCCAAACAGGAAGTTACTCATACTTCCTTTGTCCAAGTTACTCAAACTTGCACCTGAAAAACATTACTATAGTACTAACTACGGAAATTCTAAGGTTCACTAATTCTTTCACTTAATTGTGATAAACGACTCCAAATTTTGCAGAAACCAGCAAGGTTCTAGCGCCGAAGAACAGCGGTCACCGCTAACTTTAACGATGACGACGGATTTCGTTAGAGTTGACAGAATTTCTAATGATGAAGGTATATTCCGTTAACCTTCATCCATTTTTCAATGACCGGGGCGTGGTCACCGACGGTGGTTGTTGCGACTTGTACTCACCAATCCGTGGTAGTGAGTATGACAACAAGTCTGCCGGTGATGAAGACGGGCACGTCCACCAACGACCAATCGGCATGTGGCGTCATTGTAGCAGCGCGTGGCGGTGCACATTAAAATGAAATGATATGCAAATGTATGGAATTGAATTGTTTTAGAGATATGATATGCAAATGTACGTAATTGAATTATTTTAGAGATATTGTATGACATCGCAATTAAACACAATCCAAAGGTGTAAAATGTAATACCTTTAACTTTTGAACTCTAAAAATTAGGtaacagaaagaagaaaaagaacaaggaAAAATTCTATTAATTATTATAGGTCACTGTGACGACTCACAACATTTACACACCGTTTTTGTAAAGCGTGATAAACTTTTAGGGAAAGCATTaaccatataaatttcatatatttgcatattatttcattttaacgttATACATCCAAGAAATGAAAGATAATCAATTTATCAGTCTTTAAACAACTTTTGCCTTAATCCGTTGACCTCATTTCGTTGTACGTCTGTATCTGATTACCAAACCTAAACCACACAAGCCATGTTCTCTTCCCtccttttcttcattttccatATATGGGCCGGCCTATTTATTAAAACAAATCCCCGATTACAAACAACTCCACTACAATTAAAGAAAGGCACATTGCATGTCTATGGCTTTACACCTGAATAAGCAATGTGTATTTAAAGAAACACACATTGCTTGTCTACGGCTTTACACAAACAAATTCACCGGAATATGCAAACACAACCTAATTGTTCTAGGAAAAGGATTCTCACCGGATCCTTTTTCTGGGAATCCTAGAGATTCTGTAATCGTGTCTGTTTATCGAACATTGTGctgtcagaaatcatttaaaatttaaaattcaaatataaatagtacctaacgaaaactgaccgcatgatgtacgatgaacggacacgattacAGAATCCCTAGCATCCTTAGGAGAAGGATCCGGTGAGGATCATTTTCCGTTGTTCTATTCTAACATTACGGGTTTTCCCTGTAcatttaaagaaagaagaattgATGgtcaattaatattttttttatcattttagtgGACTATGTTTTATATTTGCAAACTATGATAAGTAGAAGTGTAAATGGGTTTATTGGGCAACATATAATAATATTGCaagtaaaactaaaacaaaaaaacaaaaattgcatgtatatatatatatatatgtggttATAGCTTATGCATATATTTCACGAGATGAGCAAATTGCAGACCCCAAAGATAGCTAGCTAGGCTTCCAACCCCTCTACCTCTGATCTTCTCAAAAGTTGCATGCACTTAACGTTTCAGTGCATTTCCCAGTTTATTTTCTGTTGCATGAATTATTAATTCTATGGCTTCTTTCAACCAGGTTTTGGTACAGGAATCTTTGTTCGCGAGGACATTGACACTAAACAGGCCTCGCCAACTGAACACCCTTTCCCTTGAAATGCTCTCTCGGCTCTCCCAACTGTTCCTGGCGTATGACAACAGTTCCAATGTCAAGTTGATCATTCTCAAAAGTAACGGAAGAGCATTTTGTGCCAGTGGTGACGTAGCTGCGGTGCACCGTCATTTTCTTAaaggaaatttgaaatttggtgcAATAACTAGTCAGAAGATGCTTACCTTAACCTACTTTGTAGCAATATGCACTAAACCCCAAGTATGTCTGAATTTTGCACAATGTTTCCTTTACTTTTTTATGCTCCGCCGTGGGCTACGAAGAGTCTTGCCTGGATAAAATCCAGCCAATCTCTATCCTGGTCTGGAATGATACGGTAGCCCAGGAGTTTTATCTAAAGTGACCTACGAACAGTCGGTCTCACATATTATCAATCATACaactttctttctctcaaaaccatttaatttttttgtttacattTCTGTTAATATTCATGTTTAATTCGCCAACAGGTTTCAATTTTTAATGGGATTGTGATGGGAGGTGGCGTCGGTATTTCAGTACACGGTAAATTCCATGTAGCAACAGAGAATTCAGTCTTTGCAATGCCGGAAACAGCTCTGGGATTGTTTCCCGATGTCGGTGCATCTTATTTCTTGTCAAGACTTCCTGCATTTTTTGGTGAGTATTTGGGTCTTACAGGTGCAAGATTGAATGGTGCTGAAATGCTTGCATGTGGTCTAGCTACTCACTATGTGCCCTCAGCCAAATTGTCTTTACTGGAAGAAGCCCTAAAATGCCGAGTAGCTTCATCTATTTCATCAAGCTGTGATCTTGCTTCTACTATTTCAGCAATTATAGATGAATACTCGCTGAAGAAACCAGCTTTGAGTGAAAAAAGTGCTTATTACAAAAGGGATATTGTTGACAAGTGCTTTTCTAAACAGACAGTGGAAGAAATTTTAAGTGACCTTACTAAGGCAAACACTAAGGAAGCTGGTGATCATAAAGAATGGTTAGCTGCAGCAATTCAATCGCTGAAGAATGTGTCGCCAATGAGTTTGAAGATTACTTTAAGGTCCATTAAAGAAG contains the following coding sequences:
- the LOC137733276 gene encoding probable cysteine protease RD19D, translating into MAVVVPPTLTWAMGVVAVLTCALSTLSLALHDTSQDLIIHQVTDNHHFLPGTERNFQMFIEQYGKKYSTRKEYMHRLGIFAMNMIRAAEHQVLDPTAVHGVTPFSDLSEEEFERMYTGMIGVPQNGGVSNSAPPVMDVGDLPENFDWRDKGAVTEVKTQGGCGSCWAFSTTGSIEGAHYIATGKLLNLSEQQLVDCDSTCDPKEKDACDSGCGGGLMTNAYKYLIEAGGLEKENTYPYTGKRGECKFDQDKVAVRVANFTTIPIDEDQIAANLVHHGPLAIGLNAMFMQTYIGGVSCPLICFKKWVNHGVLLVGYGAKGYSILRLRNKPYWIIKNSWGERWGEQGYYRLCRGHAMCGMNSMVSAVVTSTRPS